The proteins below come from a single Acidimicrobiales bacterium genomic window:
- the gyrA gene encoding DNA gyrase subunit A — translation MSDVPPTDGGDGIPPDEAGLGTIQPIEFQEEMERSFLDYAMSVIVARALPDVRDGLKPVHRRILYDMHLQGYRPDRPHVKCAKVTGDTMSRFHPHGNQAIYDALARMAQPFSLRHPLIAFHGNYGSPDFPPAAERYTEARLAELAMHMIDGLDEETVDMGRNYTNEEDEPVVLPSRFPNLLVNGSQGIAVGMATNIPPHNLGEVIDATIHLIDNPEATSDDLMHFVKGPDFPTGALILGRQGILDAYRTGRGSIKMRARAEIVEGRTTDEIVITELPYQASPRAILEKIADLVNARELEGIRDIRDLSAGDSTKLVVYLKRDATANVVLNNLYKHTPLQTSFGVNMVALVDGVPRTLNLVGALRAYISHQVDVIRRRSEYRLRKARDRAHIVEGLIKALDLIDQIIAAIRASEDKAAARTALMAAPFEFTEVQAEHILDMPLSRLTRLGRAQLEEELAKLRETIAELERILADEGVLRGVIKSEMSAIREEFAEPRRAIITFDDGDMSAEDLITDEDLVITMTKAGYVKAVPAAQFRTQGRGGRGVQGARLKDEDLVTRIIHTSAHAYLLFFSNRGKVYRLRAYEVPVKERTARGTAIVNLLPLAPDERIQALIDTREFPADRFLLFATKAGQVKKTTFSEYDKSRREGFIAINLRDGDELVGVITTGGNDDLFMVSRMGMAIRFTESDIRPMGRDAAGVRGMQLRSGDEVVSIDPARDDASILIVTDAGYGKRTQLHHFNRQGRGGIGVKGIKLTAQRGRVVSAFMVGLDDEIIVTSSAGITVRMAVREISSQGRDATGVRVVTLDSGQVVGSVAPVLAVEETA, via the coding sequence GATCGAGTTTCAGGAGGAGATGGAGCGCTCCTTCCTGGATTACGCGATGTCGGTCATCGTGGCGCGCGCTTTGCCCGACGTGCGCGACGGGCTCAAGCCGGTCCACCGCCGGATCCTGTACGACATGCACCTTCAGGGGTACCGGCCGGACCGCCCCCACGTGAAGTGCGCGAAGGTCACCGGCGACACCATGAGCCGGTTCCATCCGCATGGCAACCAGGCGATCTATGACGCCTTGGCGCGGATGGCCCAACCCTTCAGCCTCCGCCACCCTTTGATCGCCTTCCACGGCAACTACGGTTCCCCGGACTTCCCGCCGGCAGCCGAGCGGTACACGGAGGCGCGGCTGGCGGAGCTCGCAATGCACATGATCGATGGTCTCGACGAAGAGACCGTCGACATGGGGCGTAACTACACGAACGAAGAGGACGAGCCGGTCGTCCTGCCCTCGCGTTTTCCGAACCTGCTGGTCAACGGCAGTCAGGGCATCGCTGTCGGCATGGCGACGAACATCCCGCCCCACAACCTGGGCGAAGTCATCGACGCGACGATCCACCTGATCGACAATCCCGAGGCGACGTCCGACGACCTGATGCATTTCGTGAAGGGACCTGACTTCCCGACCGGCGCGCTGATCCTCGGAAGGCAAGGAATCCTTGACGCCTACAGGACGGGTCGGGGATCGATCAAGATGCGGGCCCGCGCCGAGATCGTCGAAGGTCGGACCACGGACGAGATCGTCATAACCGAGCTTCCCTACCAGGCCAGCCCCAGGGCGATTCTGGAGAAGATCGCCGACCTCGTCAACGCAAGGGAACTGGAAGGGATCCGCGACATACGCGACCTGTCGGCCGGTGACAGCACCAAGTTGGTCGTGTACCTGAAGCGGGACGCCACCGCGAATGTGGTGCTCAACAACCTCTACAAGCACACCCCGCTACAAACATCGTTCGGCGTCAACATGGTCGCCCTGGTCGACGGAGTGCCGCGCACCCTGAACCTGGTGGGGGCGCTTCGGGCATACATCAGCCACCAGGTCGACGTGATCCGCCGGCGTTCCGAGTACAGGCTGCGCAAGGCGCGCGATCGGGCTCACATCGTCGAGGGTCTGATCAAGGCGCTCGACCTGATCGACCAGATCATCGCGGCGATCAGGGCGTCGGAGGACAAGGCAGCCGCCAGGACCGCACTCATGGCGGCCCCGTTCGAGTTCACCGAAGTTCAGGCCGAACACATCCTGGACATGCCGCTGTCGCGGCTCACTCGACTGGGACGGGCTCAGCTCGAGGAGGAGCTCGCAAAGCTTCGCGAGACGATCGCCGAACTCGAGAGGATCCTCGCCGACGAGGGCGTCCTGCGGGGCGTCATCAAGAGCGAGATGAGCGCGATCCGGGAGGAGTTCGCCGAACCTCGCCGTGCCATCATCACCTTCGACGACGGCGACATGTCGGCCGAGGATCTGATCACCGACGAGGACCTTGTGATCACCATGACCAAGGCGGGGTATGTAAAAGCTGTGCCTGCAGCACAGTTCCGGACCCAGGGGCGTGGCGGGCGCGGGGTTCAAGGCGCGCGGCTAAAGGACGAGGACCTGGTCACCCGCATCATCCACACGAGTGCCCACGCGTACCTCCTGTTCTTCTCGAACCGGGGGAAGGTGTACCGGTTGCGGGCCTATGAGGTGCCGGTCAAGGAGCGCACTGCACGTGGCACCGCGATCGTGAACCTGCTCCCGCTCGCCCCAGATGAGCGGATCCAGGCACTGATCGACACCCGGGAATTCCCGGCCGACCGTTTTCTCCTGTTCGCAACGAAGGCCGGACAAGTCAAGAAGACCACCTTCTCGGAGTACGACAAGTCCCGGCGGGAGGGCTTCATTGCCATCAATCTGCGCGACGGTGACGAGCTGGTCGGCGTGATCACGACCGGTGGGAACGACGATCTATTCATGGTCTCTCGCATGGGTATGGCCATTCGCTTCACCGAGTCGGACATCAGGCCGATGGGACGTGACGCGGCCGGGGTTCGCGGCATGCAGCTCCGATCGGGCGACGAAGTAGTTTCCATCGACCCTGCCCGCGACGACGCGAGCATCCTCATCGTCACCGACGCGGGTTACGGCAAGCGGACCCAACTTCATCACTTCAACCGTCAAGGCCGCGGTGGGATAGGAGTCAAGGGGATCAAGCTGACGGCTCAGCGCGGCCGGGTCGTCTCAGCCTTCATGGTCGGACTCGACGACGAGATCATCGTTACCTCGTCGGCAGGGATCACGGTCCGCATGGCGGTCCGGGAGATATCCAGCCAGGGTCGCGACGCCACCGGCGTTCGTGTTGTAACCCTCGATTCGGGGCAGGTGGTCGGCTCAGTTGCTCCCGTCCTCGCGGTTGAGGAAACCGCGTGA